The sequence CTGTCTAACAACTAAACATTTATTTCTCTGACAGTCAGCCATATGAAGTGTTTCTGTAGCTCATTTTTTTTATAGATAAAAACTAAGAGACATGCCTGTGTGTATCCTAGCGATCCTTGTGCTGCATTCATGGCTTCCAGCACAAGCCCACACAGGTTTCCTCTTCAACAAATTCAATGCCACCAGCCTTTATCAGATCGGTGATACTTCAATCCGCTCCGGTGCTATCTGCCTCACCAATCAGTCACAACACATGTCTGGGCGTGCTTTATATACTCAGATTGTGCGGATGAGAGATCCCAAGTCAAGAAATATGAGCTCATCATTCAGCACCACCTTTGTATTCGCAATCGTTCCTTTTTCTTCCGATCCTTCACGCAGTGGGCAGGGGATGGCCTTTATCATAACGCCAAGCAAATCTCCAGTTGAACATTCATCAACCCATTTCCTCGGCTTGTTCAACAGTACGACCATCGGGAATGCTTCCAATCATTTCTTTGCCGTCGAATTAGACACAATTCTCAACGAGGAATATCAAGACATGAACGATAATCATGTCGGTGTGGATCTCAACGACCTCAAATCTGTGAAGGCTGAAACTGCCGGCTACAGGATTGGCAACCAGTTGCATCAACTAGATCTCAACAGTGGACACAATATCCAGGCTTGGATCGACTATGATCATACCCAACAGCAATTGAATGTTACAATAGTAGAAGCCGGTTCACTTAGACCCAAAGAGCCTCTTATATCGCTCAAAATTACGAATCTGTCCAACATTTTTGAAGAAGAAATGTACGTTGGTTTCTCTGCATCAACGGGAACTGTCGTTGAAGACCACTGCATCCTCGCCTGGAGTTTCAGCACAAATGGATCTGCACCTGAGCTGGATATATCTCATCTTCCTTCGCTTATTAAGCACCAGAATTCCAACTACCGACTTATCATTATTATTACCACAACTCTGGTACTTGTCGTGTTGCTTCTGGTTGCAGCAGCGTTTTTTTGGTGGAAGAGAAACAAGTACAGAGAAGTTATAGAAGAATGGGAGATGAGTATTGGCCTCATAGATTTGACTACAAAGACTTTTATATTGCAACCAAGGGCTTCAAGGAGGATCAAGTTCTGGGCTCTGGAGGTTTCGGTCAGGTGTACAAAGGAGTTCTTCCTGTTACTGGACAGGAAGTTGCTGTAAAATCCATCTTTGGAGAGAGCACTGAAGCTCTCAAGGAATTCATAGCAGAGGTTCCAAGTTTGGGGCGTTTGCAGCATCGGAATCTTGTGCAAATCAGAGGCTATTGCAGGAGGAGAGCAAAGCTTTTCATATTGTATGACTTCATGCCAAATGGAAGCCTGGACAAGATGATATTTGAGAAGACGAAGAGCGTGCTGACGTGGGCTCAGAGATACAGAATTCTGAGGGACGTGGCCGCAGGATTGTTGTATCTTGACGAAGACTGGGAACAGGTGGTGGTGCACAGAGACATCAAATCCAGCAACGTTTTGTTGGATTCTGAACTTAATGGCAAGCTGGGGGACTTCGGGCTTGCTCGTCTGTATGAGCACACGGGAGAAGCACATACTACTCGTGTGGTGGGTACTCTTGGCTACATCGCACCGGAGCTCATAAATACAGGAAAGGCTGATCCCAGCGTAGATGTGTTCAGCTATGGTATTTTGATGTTGGAGGTTGGCTGTGGGAGGAGGCCTGTGGAACCTTCTCTCGATGCTTCTCAGATAGTAATGGTGGAGTGGGTGAGAAAGCTGCATGCCAAAGGTAGGCTCACGGATGCAGCCGACCCCAATCTTGGTGGTGAATACGTTGAAGATGAGATGGAGAAGGTGCTCAAATTGGGACTGGTGTGTTGCAATCCTCAGCCGGAGGCGAGACCTGCCATCAGACAAGTATTGCAGATAATTGAAGGTGAAGTCTGTCTTCCCCCTGTATATCTCCATGAGATGAGTGGAGGGAGCAATAGCTCATATCCAAGTACAGGAGTATCTTATGCATCGACTTCCAAGTCTATAGAGCCGTGATAGTGCAGAGTCTCAACAGATTTAGTAGAGGTTTAATTCTCATATTTCAAAGGAGGGCTAACCATCGTCTCGTTCAAATTCTTGATTATGTGAAGGTTTTCTATATTTTAAGGCTGCGAGATGCAATTTAATTCTAGATTTGCTCTGCTGTGCGTGTACATATTGTTTTATAGACACCTGAATGGTATGTATATACTGTCGATAAATATCTTAATGGTTTTCGAAGCGGCTGGATGTCTACGCATAAAAACCAAAACTTTCTTCGATATAGATGAAGAATacaaaaaataaatttgataaatatttataGAGTACTATCATTTTGTTTTGTTTCAGCTGCTGTTTGTATAATGTTTCGTTGATTCAGCCTGCTGGTTGTAGATATTTTCAGTTTCTTTCGGTTTTGGTTGGGTTTGTTTCTCAATTGGAGTAATTTTTccataaaaaatttaaacaaatttattttttatttaataatttaaaaaaactatttatatttttttctaattGATTCATGTGTAAAAATCACATTAACATGGCAAGATTaatcaaaacaaattaaaaaaaaaaagagaagaaagaagatgataaaatcaaatcaaaagaacAATACTATGGTGGTGAGCAAGTAGAGAACAAAGATTACCAGCCATGTAATATACAAATTCGATGAATGTACATTATAATGGTAGTATCGATAGATGTAATATTTGTCTAAACTATTGTAGGACCGTGGTGGGCTCTACCATCCAATCTCCACTCCTAGACATATAATATTTGTGAAAACCTTAGAAATCCAAGGGTGTAGCTCATTGGGAATTGACTTGAAAAATATTCATTCATGGAAATTTGTTACTCAATATATTCAATTTTAACAtctattttatttatatatgtaatgCAATATAAAATATATAACAATTTTATTTATCCAATGCAATTACAATTAAAAGATTGatgaatataaaattatttttaaatttgattgtgTGATAATTTATTCTATTAATGATTAGATCATATTTTacaattatcattaaaataaatatttgtttattttttcaaatttaaattttaaaaaacttataattcacttttttcatttttaataagttttatttagttttaactt is a genomic window of Cryptomeria japonica chromosome 7, Sugi_1.0, whole genome shotgun sequence containing:
- the LOC131040224 gene encoding L-type lectin-domain containing receptor kinase SIT2-like, which gives rise to MGDEYWPHRFDYKDFYIATKGFKEDQVLGSGGFGQVYKGVLPVTGQEVAVKSIFGESTEALKEFIAEVPSLGRLQHRNLVQIRGYCRRRAKLFILYDFMPNGSLDKMIFEKTKSVLTWAQRYRILRDVAAGLLYLDEDWEQVVVHRDIKSSNVLLDSELNGKLGDFGLARLYEHTGEAHTTRVVGTLGYIAPELINTGKADPSVDVFSYGILMLEVGCGRRPVEPSLDASQIVMVEWVRKLHAKGRLTDAADPNLGGEYVEDEMEKVLKLGLVCCNPQPEARPAIRQVLQIIEGEVCLPPVYLHEMSGGSNSSYPSTGVSYASTSKSIEP